The Nitrospirota bacterium nucleotide sequence TGTAATTCAGGATTTTCCCCTGAAGATCCACCACCAACAGGCCATCTGCGACCGCCTCCAGGGATGCGGAGAGAAGCGATAAGGTCTGTTTCAGTTCTTTTTCATCCATTTCGACACCATCTTGTTATCGTTCAGGATATCCTATTTAAGTTTAAAATAGGTTCGCCAAATGTCAACCCGAGTGCCCGGTTTGGAAGCACATGAAGAGGATCAGGAATCCCGGAGTTCAGCTTTCCAGGTTTGCAGACGAGCCGATAAATCTGACTTTTCTTATTTTTAAAGGAGGAACAACGGACCCCTCTGGATACAGTCCGCCATAGCCAACCGGATCATGAACTAGCCTCGGCTCGCCGATCAGAGTAACCCGGTTTAACGCTTCCGGGATCGATTCAAGAAACCTGAGATTGGAAACCGGGCCGACGATTTTTCCCTTTCGAATCAAAAAGGTACCGTCTTTCGTCATGCCAGTCAGCAGACACACCTTGGAGTTCACGACATTCGTATAATGAAATCGGGTGACATAGAGGGTCGGTTCATCTGAGGAAGCGATCATCTCTTCAACGCTCGATTTTCCACCTTTTAAAAACAGATGCCTTGGAATAGCGCCGTAAGAGCGTTCAAACGGAGGTAGCGCATGCCCTGTGCTTTTCTTACTAAATTTATCAGCCGTCGACGAATCATAACAGACTGATTTTGCAACACCCTGCTCAAATAGAACGATTTTCTTTTTAGGCACTCCCTCAAAATCAAAGGGTGCATGAAGTCCGTGAAGCTCCATCGGATCGTCATAGAGACAGATATTTTCACCCAGGAGCTTCTGATTTAACCGTCCGCTGACAAAGCTTTCCTCTTCTTCATAGTGAAGGCCATTTAATCCCGTTGAAGCAAGCGTCTCGATCCATTCGGCCACGGCATCGGGCCCCAAGATCACATCGAAGAACTCTTCATTTCCCTTCAGCTGAAGGGGAACCACAGGAAGGGATTTTTGCCGAATCGCATTTTCCGTTGCCTCCTGAAATGTCAGATCTTTATTCAAGAATTCTATATTTTCTGAAGATCTGCTGGAATAGGCGGATACTTTCTTCTCGTCAGTCAAAATGAGACTGAGCGAAGCTTCCGTATATTCTGCAATCACCAGCGCGCCGCTCGAATTGATAATTCCCATTCGACCCCCGCCATTCATCAACCTGGCAGAACATTTCAATTGGAACGTTTTTGAATGATCGACGGTCTCTTGAATTAATTTAATTCTTTCGCCTGCGGACATTTTCAATGTCGATTCGTAAAACATTTTTCTGGATGGGGAAAGATTTCGAAAAGGTCCGGGAAGAACCGGATAGGGGGTAAAAGAAGCCTCGTGACCGACCTGACAGGTCGCCCGGCGAATCAACTGCTGGATACCGTTTCGGCCAAGATCTGAAGTTTGGGCCCGACCAATCTCTTTCCCACGAATAGCCGTCATATAGAGATCAGCGTCCCCGGTCATCCCGTGGTGACTGACCCGATTCAGGAAAGTTCGAATCGTCCCCATTTCAGTCTCCCAATAGAGAATTTCACCCTGGTCAATACCCGCCACTTTTAGCCGGGCCAAACACTCTGACAAAAGTTCTTCTATCTGGTCCTTCGATTTCATTTCAATCCCTGGCTTCCGACCTGGATCTGGCCAAATCTTGCCGGAGAGGCACCATGACCCACATGCATCGACTGTCCCGGCATCCCTTTCCCGCAATTTGGGGTTCCATAACTTCTCCATTCCGAAGGACCGCAAACCGCATTGCAGGAGTTCCAAAAATCAAGAGTCATGCCTCGATAAAATGGATTCTTCAGCATCCGTGTCCGTTTACCCTTTTTGATTTCCCAGGCGATTTCCGTACCGAAACTAAAATTCTTTCTGAGATCATCAATGCTCCAGCTTGAATTCGTCTCCATCAGAATCCCTTCGTTCGTGCGGTGGATCAGTTCAGCCAGGGTTCCTTCTCCCGGTTCCAGGTAGAGATTGGTCATTCGAATGAGGGGAACCCGGTTACTATGGGTGGCACGCATACAACTGTTTGGCAGTAATGATTTTCCTGTCAGACGGAGATATTCATCCGACGATTCGCGTGAGGAAAGAAGTCCGACCAGCATACCTTCACGAATGATATCGTTCTTTTGCGCTGCGATCCCTTCGTCGTCATAGCCGAACGTTCCGAGACCTTCTCTAAGTGTCGAGTCTGAAACAATGTTCACGAGGGGAGAACCATATCGAAAATTCCCTAATTCCTGAATATGTTCTGATAAGAAACTCCCCCCGGCATAGGTCAATTCGGATCCAAATATTCTGTCCAATTCGATGGCATGTCCAATCGACTCGTGAATCTGAAGACAAAGCTGATCCGGCATCAGGATCAGATCCGTGCGGGTCTCGGGACAGGGTGCGGCAAAAAGCAAAGCTTCGGCTTCTTCTCCAATTCGAAGGGCATGATCTGCAAGTCGCATCGACTCCACAAATTCATATCCTGCCGTGCCGATATTCCCCCGAAAACTGTTGGGGTAAGATCTCTTCTGGACCTCATCTCTCAAAACAGCGACGACTTCCATGCCAGCTCCGCTTTCAATCAACTCCTGCTCTACATAAGAACCTTCGCTGTTCATCCATATTTTTTCCATTTTTGAGAAAGTCATACTCGATTCCCGTAGCGTCACCTTCGCACTGGATTCTCTTAATAGTTGATCTGTTTTTAAAAGGGCTTTGACTTTTTCTTCGAGGGTCACTTCAGTGAACGGATCTTTTTGACAAGGAGTACGATATTTTCCCTGGATAGGTCCCCGGACAGGATAAAGTCGGACTGGCGGGTCTGCAATCAAGGCAGAAGCACGTGCCATTTCAATGGCTCTGTCAAAAGACTTTTCGGCTTCTTTGTGATCAAGCGTAGAACAACTTGCAAATCCCCAGGCCCCTCCGGCCAGAACTCGGATACCATAACCGACATTCTCGGAATGGGTCCGTTGGAGAATTTTACCGTTCTTGACCAGGAGGGTTTCCTCACAATGGCTCGGAATAACGCGGACGTCCGCGTAATCAACCTGCTTTATCCGTTTTCCAGACAGCAGGGATGAGAGAGTCTCACGCCACATTTTATCCTGGTTCAGTCGACATCGGGACCGCGGCGGAACACTTCATCCCCATGAATATCCGCTCCGCTGAGCGTCTGGACAAAATATTTGAATTGGGTCAATTCTTCAATCTTTTCCTGGATAGGTGCGTCAAAATATTCGGCCTGGGTGACTCTTTCCAGAATGTTTTCCAGGAGATCCTGGATTTCACCTGTCTCGGCGCGTTTGAAATGGTTGAGACCTGAAAGGATTTGGTGAATATGTCGTCTCAAAAACCAAATCAAGAAGTGAAGCATCTGTTCTTGATGA carries:
- a CDS encoding TldD/PmbA family protein, translated to MKSKDQIEELLSECLARLKVAGIDQGEILYWETEMGTIRTFLNRVSHHGMTGDADLYMTAIRGKEIGRAQTSDLGRNGIQQLIRRATCQVGHEASFTPYPVLPGPFRNLSPSRKMFYESTLKMSAGERIKLIQETVDHSKTFQLKCSARLMNGGGRMGIINSSGALVIAEYTEASLSLILTDEKKVSAYSSRSSENIEFLNKDLTFQEATENAIRQKSLPVVPLQLKGNEEFFDVILGPDAVAEWIETLASTGLNGLHYEEEESFVSGRLNQKLLGENICLYDDPMELHGLHAPFDFEGVPKKKIVLFEQGVAKSVCYDSSTADKFSKKSTGHALPPFERSYGAIPRHLFLKGGKSSVEEMIASSDEPTLYVTRFHYTNVVNSKVCLLTGMTKDGTFLIRKGKIVGPVSNLRFLESIPEALNRVTLIGEPRLVHDPVGYGGLYPEGSVVPPLKIRKVRFIGSSANLES
- a CDS encoding TldD/PmbA family protein — its product is MWRETLSSLLSGKRIKQVDYADVRVIPSHCEETLLVKNGKILQRTHSENVGYGIRVLAGGAWGFASCSTLDHKEAEKSFDRAIEMARASALIADPPVRLYPVRGPIQGKYRTPCQKDPFTEVTLEEKVKALLKTDQLLRESSAKVTLRESSMTFSKMEKIWMNSEGSYVEQELIESGAGMEVVAVLRDEVQKRSYPNSFRGNIGTAGYEFVESMRLADHALRIGEEAEALLFAAPCPETRTDLILMPDQLCLQIHESIGHAIELDRIFGSELTYAGGSFLSEHIQELGNFRYGSPLVNIVSDSTLREGLGTFGYDDEGIAAQKNDIIREGMLVGLLSSRESSDEYLRLTGKSLLPNSCMRATHSNRVPLIRMTNLYLEPGEGTLAELIHRTNEGILMETNSSWSIDDLRKNFSFGTEIAWEIKKGKRTRMLKNPFYRGMTLDFWNSCNAVCGPSEWRSYGTPNCGKGMPGQSMHVGHGASPARFGQIQVGSQGLK